In Fibrobacter sp. UWB15, the following proteins share a genomic window:
- a CDS encoding TrmH family RNA methyltransferase — protein sequence MFSEKKFLATKETSKAKRMAELLRVIILQLGDDVPRAKREFETYAEWMKLPESERLTGKNQAQMIDLYKTFRTRAGLGFERDVYLEQEPGDREVANEAPLPFAVLVHNLRSAFNVGSIIRSTDCFGLEGVHLSGYSCGPDHVTVKSAARGCQEWIPIKRWESPFDCVKWHKENGYEIIALETGEDIPSINDVKWPEKGLIILGNEELGIAPELMAEATMKVTIPMAGRKASMNVAGAFAIMCFKIRSDNNSKQ from the coding sequence ATGTTTTCCGAAAAGAAATTCCTCGCTACCAAAGAGACCTCCAAGGCCAAGCGCATGGCCGAACTTTTGCGTGTCATCATTTTGCAGCTGGGCGACGACGTGCCCCGCGCCAAACGTGAATTCGAGACTTACGCCGAATGGATGAAGCTCCCCGAAAGCGAGCGCCTTACCGGAAAAAATCAAGCCCAGATGATCGACCTGTACAAGACTTTCCGCACACGAGCGGGCCTCGGGTTCGAACGCGACGTTTACCTGGAACAAGAGCCGGGGGACCGCGAAGTCGCAAACGAAGCCCCGCTCCCGTTCGCCGTACTGGTACATAACCTGCGCAGCGCCTTCAATGTCGGCTCCATCATTCGCAGCACGGACTGCTTCGGGCTCGAAGGAGTCCACCTGAGCGGCTACAGCTGCGGGCCCGACCACGTGACGGTCAAGAGCGCCGCCCGCGGCTGTCAGGAATGGATCCCCATCAAGCGCTGGGAATCGCCCTTCGACTGTGTGAAGTGGCACAAGGAAAACGGTTATGAAATCATCGCCCTTGAAACCGGCGAAGACATTCCAAGCATCAACGATGTCAAATGGCCCGAAAAAGGCCTCATCATTCTCGGCAACGAAGAATTAGGAATCGCCCCCGAGCTCATGGCGGAGGCGACTATGAAGGTGACTATTCCGATGGCTGGCCGCAAGGCGAGCATGAACGTCGCCGGGGCCTTTGCCATCATGTGCTTTAAGATTCGTTCGGATAACAACAGCAAGCAATAA
- a CDS encoding TIGR02171 family protein gives MYIVNVKNIVCLLLVLFFCLWGMGCSNSESFSSAQENTMQDVLAQNGFVLVRASGNPVTLGTDDESASVKDRPSMVANFDYDFWMGKHEVTCGEMGLDCDDSLPATDVTYFDAVLYANKLSKAEGFDTAYTYSKATFDENGACTGLESLLFWSSKEAFRLPTEAEWAYAANQGWNPDGSWNSNNSGFKLHHVCSSYVNKLGLCDMAGNAKEWVEDALVPFVSMEILDYIGVQGNSLLDERVVKGGSYRDGPSDMKIFKRGDIYTVTSSSKADYIGFRLAFGAILNPGKLDNEGHMNSAAVSILAQSKDVNHFNAGLRSKLVFRNDVTHSLTYLYYPAVGAPITANLNFGISAYHPDISPDGNWLAFCTGLEGVSGQSKVYVYPLDGGDLVELNVEQAAIPRWRVLPGGDTVLVYVTNAGNNKIDSTFFASSTWQVKFANGKFGTSEKLFDGAYHGGVSENDELAVTGARLLRSRVKGEDGIWYNGEQACNVSLSRGGADRTLFLDFASKSGKAFVGSAYGVHERAFVADSDGKMVLSVAAPEGYAFDHTEWVLGSDSVFVATLTNANGAHKKVVLVNAYTGEILDLAEGDELWHPVMWRDIAGRDSLDPLLDLDSAGVYYTAGAPFFVLELRVQMENFWKMRDSVTAVALGSSRTMYGVHAPWVKSQKLLNMAFSSGDIYGIDYLARNYALQHLPKLKYLVLETSIDFLWVTEAASWQIVFASVPGYRYDESHDFWKDGVPKGLEKLVSGVPKPQSEMTSPAKLGEFLLPANGWGSPNVMHDTTFMRATDPIVVNNLEKYRNLVKLAKSQGVTVVFLIPPQNPEYAKTGSFGIYGALRSDVQKIIDELSSMGAVVFDENNMGKHAYTDDMAFNEDHLSKKGAERLSARLDSLFVDLQK, from the coding sequence ATGTATATTGTAAATGTGAAGAATATTGTTTGCTTATTGTTGGTTCTTTTCTTTTGCCTTTGGGGCATGGGTTGCTCGAATTCTGAATCGTTTTCTTCTGCACAAGAAAATACAATGCAAGATGTCCTTGCGCAGAATGGCTTTGTGCTTGTCCGTGCAAGCGGCAATCCGGTGACGCTTGGAACAGATGATGAATCGGCTTCGGTGAAAGATCGCCCTTCAATGGTCGCTAACTTCGATTATGATTTCTGGATGGGCAAACATGAGGTGACTTGTGGCGAGATGGGACTAGATTGCGACGATTCCTTGCCGGCAACGGATGTGACTTATTTTGATGCGGTATTGTACGCGAATAAATTGAGCAAAGCCGAAGGTTTCGATACGGCATATACTTATTCGAAGGCGACCTTCGATGAAAACGGAGCCTGTACGGGATTGGAAAGTTTGCTTTTCTGGTCGTCCAAGGAAGCGTTCCGTTTACCTACGGAAGCGGAATGGGCGTATGCGGCAAATCAAGGCTGGAATCCTGACGGTTCCTGGAATTCAAATAACTCGGGATTCAAACTTCACCATGTTTGCTCTTCGTATGTAAATAAACTCGGCTTGTGCGATATGGCTGGAAACGCAAAGGAATGGGTCGAAGACGCTCTTGTGCCGTTTGTTTCCATGGAAATTCTTGACTATATCGGCGTGCAAGGGAATAGCCTGTTAGATGAACGAGTTGTAAAGGGCGGAAGCTATCGGGATGGCCCTTCCGATATGAAAATTTTCAAGCGCGGCGATATCTATACGGTTACCTCGTCATCGAAGGCGGACTATATCGGCTTTAGGCTTGCGTTTGGCGCTATCCTGAATCCCGGCAAGCTTGATAATGAAGGCCACATGAACAGTGCGGCGGTCTCGATTCTGGCGCAGTCTAAAGATGTGAATCACTTTAATGCGGGCCTCCGTTCGAAACTCGTGTTCCGTAACGATGTGACCCATTCGCTGACGTATCTGTATTACCCGGCCGTCGGTGCGCCGATAACGGCGAACTTGAATTTTGGCATTTCCGCTTACCATCCGGATATTTCGCCTGATGGAAATTGGCTTGCGTTCTGCACGGGGCTAGAAGGTGTCTCTGGACAATCGAAGGTGTATGTGTACCCGCTCGATGGTGGCGATCTTGTGGAATTGAATGTGGAGCAAGCGGCGATCCCGCGGTGGCGCGTGCTTCCGGGCGGTGATACCGTATTGGTGTATGTGACGAATGCCGGCAACAACAAGATTGATTCGACCTTCTTTGCCTCTAGCACTTGGCAGGTGAAGTTCGCAAATGGCAAGTTCGGTACTTCGGAAAAACTTTTTGATGGCGCTTATCATGGTGGCGTTTCTGAAAACGATGAATTGGCCGTGACGGGTGCAAGGCTGTTGCGCTCTCGCGTTAAAGGCGAAGATGGAATTTGGTACAATGGCGAACAGGCTTGCAATGTGTCTTTGAGTAGGGGAGGCGCGGATCGCACTTTGTTCCTTGATTTTGCAAGCAAGAGTGGGAAGGCTTTTGTCGGAAGTGCTTATGGTGTGCATGAACGCGCTTTTGTGGCAGATAGTGACGGCAAAATGGTGCTGTCTGTCGCTGCTCCGGAAGGCTATGCATTCGACCATACAGAATGGGTGCTTGGCTCGGATTCCGTGTTCGTGGCAACGCTGACAAATGCAAATGGCGCTCACAAGAAAGTGGTCTTGGTAAATGCGTACACGGGAGAAATCCTCGACCTTGCCGAAGGTGATGAACTTTGGCATCCGGTAATGTGGCGCGATATTGCAGGTCGCGATTCCCTTGATCCGCTGCTGGATTTGGACAGTGCCGGTGTTTACTATACTGCAGGAGCCCCCTTCTTTGTGCTGGAACTGCGTGTGCAGATGGAAAATTTCTGGAAAATGCGCGATTCTGTCACGGCAGTTGCACTCGGGAGTTCACGTACGATGTATGGTGTTCATGCTCCGTGGGTGAAATCGCAGAAACTGTTGAATATGGCTTTTTCTTCGGGTGACATTTATGGAATCGATTACCTTGCCCGAAATTACGCCCTGCAACATTTGCCCAAGCTCAAGTATCTCGTGCTTGAAACATCGATTGACTTTTTGTGGGTGACTGAGGCCGCCTCTTGGCAAATCGTATTCGCAAGTGTTCCGGGTTACCGCTACGATGAATCGCATGATTTCTGGAAAGATGGCGTGCCGAAGGGTCTTGAAAAACTTGTAAGCGGTGTTCCTAAGCCGCAGTCAGAAATGACAAGTCCCGCCAAGTTAGGGGAGTTCCTGTTGCCCGCAAATGGATGGGGCTCACCGAACGTGATGCACGATACGACATTCATGCGTGCAACGGATCCGATTGTGGTGAACAATCTGGAAAAGTATAGGAACTTGGTGAAATTGGCGAAGAGCCAGGGTGTGACAGTCGTGTTTTTGATTCCTCCGCAGAACCCGGAATACGCCAAGACGGGATCGTTCGGAATCTATGGTGCTCTTCGCTCCGATGTGCAGAAAATTATAGACGAACTTTCGTCGATGGGGGCGGTCGTTTTTGATGAAAATAACATGGGAAAACACGCCTATACAGACGACATGGCATTCAATGAGGACCACCTGAGTAAGAAGGGTGCGGAAAGGCTTTCTGCACGTCTCGATTCGCTGTTTGTTGACCTCCAAAAATAG
- the surE gene encoding 5'/3'-nucleotidase SurE, producing the protein MQDYPKTRVLIANDDGIQSGYMLALACALVPYADVCVFAPEVEQSGVGHAFTVRRGLSVKKVESAENSAIEAYSMSGTPADCVKFALGHFATHGLTTEGAGPGAFDVCFSGVNLGENSGVSSLYSGTVAGAREAALWGVPGIALSLRGTTANMLETAKEFAVKVVKNRLFERIPVGVFWNVNFPKATAETFKGFKATRMALGMFTDHYTHENGLWQLDGDKLWDEQPKDSDDYLLNQGYATITPHRIDQTDEESLEVINEMIEEN; encoded by the coding sequence ATGCAAGACTACCCGAAGACACGTGTCCTCATCGCAAACGATGATGGAATCCAAAGTGGCTATATGCTCGCTTTGGCGTGTGCGCTCGTCCCTTATGCGGACGTGTGCGTTTTTGCGCCCGAAGTGGAGCAGAGCGGGGTAGGGCACGCCTTTACAGTTCGGCGTGGGCTTTCGGTCAAAAAAGTGGAAAGCGCAGAAAATTCGGCCATCGAGGCGTATTCCATGTCGGGAACTCCGGCCGATTGCGTCAAGTTTGCGTTAGGCCATTTTGCTACCCACGGGCTTACTACCGAGGGGGCCGGTCCGGGTGCTTTTGACGTGTGTTTTTCGGGTGTGAATCTCGGCGAAAATTCGGGCGTATCGTCGCTTTATTCGGGCACGGTCGCAGGAGCTCGTGAAGCGGCTCTTTGGGGTGTGCCGGGCATTGCGCTTTCGCTCCGAGGCACAACCGCCAACATGCTCGAAACGGCGAAGGAATTTGCCGTGAAGGTGGTTAAAAACCGCCTGTTTGAACGGATTCCCGTGGGCGTATTCTGGAACGTGAATTTTCCAAAGGCTACCGCCGAAACCTTTAAAGGGTTCAAGGCGACCAGGATGGCCCTTGGAATGTTTACGGACCACTACACCCATGAAAATGGACTGTGGCAACTGGATGGCGATAAACTGTGGGACGAACAGCCCAAGGATAGCGATGACTATCTGTTGAATCAGGGCTATGCGACGATTACGCCCCACCGCATCGACCAGACCGACGAAGAAAGTTTAGAAGTAATAAATGAAATGATAGAGGAAAACTAA